From the Hoplias malabaricus isolate fHopMal1 chromosome 13, fHopMal1.hap1, whole genome shotgun sequence genome, the window AACGCTGTAAAGCGTCGCACAGCTCGGTTGGTGCGTTTTAAAGCAGCCAATTCTCTGAGATTTTGTATCTATGCTAATTCACTGTATGAAAAATCAATGCATTTCTACGCAGCTCTGTAGCGTAATTGATCGTCGAGTGTTAAGTCAGCGGCCCTGGTGTGGTCTGCCGATGTTAAAACTGGATTTGGGAGGCTCCGGGGGGAACGGAGTCAGTACAGCAAAGGAATTCTCTGACCTACATTTCACTGGTACCAATAACGGGGCTTTTTGCCGcgccaaattaaaaaaaacgaaCTTCTGAGATTAAAGATCGTTTGCAGAATAGTAATGTTCATACGGTGTGTGAGCTCGATTATTACTAATGATCATTTGGTACTGAACCAAACAAGCCACTGAtcatagagcctctgtcatgcAGCAGTTACCATTCTGAGATGAAAACTTGAGCCCCCTGTATATTTTGGACCTAATTTTGCACAGCACGTCCCTGCCAGTTATATTTAAAGGGAATGGTTCATTTAAAAACCTCTTTTTATACCGTAATGGACCATTAGCCGTCAACAGACTGATAAATGCGTAAGTGCACGAAGCATGACTTGGCAAAAATTGCCAATCTCTCAGTGTAAGACCCAAATGAACACATCTGTAATATTATTAAACGACAAACCCAGCCATAGACGTCACTCCACGGGTTTTACGATGCGCTAAAgcgtttgtattttatttttctaattcCCTCAGCCATTCCTGATCTCAGAGAAATGGAGTGAAGTGTTAGAAAGTTGCAGAAGACGCAGGGTTGATTTGTGCAGCTGATTCGATCACCAAAGTCAACTGTTTATCTGTAGACACAGTTTGGGGAACAGAGGTTGTATTGTTGCAGcgatagaaaaaaaataataggcATTGAGCTCTTCGCAGCAGGTTATTTCCTCTGCACTCAGGTCGTTTCAGAGGTTTGGTGGAAAACAAAAACCAGGTTGTTATTTGTGCCCGAGTGATGCAGCTGATTTCGTCAATTTTATGAAACGTCTGAATGATGTTTGGACATTTGGGGGAGATGCAGAATATATTTCAACAGCAACACAAGAATATTTTGCCATGGAGCTACCCACGGCAGCTCGTCTCCTCTCTGCACTCATGGGATTAGTATATCCCCCCCTCCTCGTGCTGACGTCACCAGCCTGCCTGGCTATGGTAGGAACTCTTTTCCGAGGCAggaggcagcagcagcagcacagagagagagagagagagagagagagagagagagagagagagagagagagcttcacTGCCTACTGCTAACGAGCAACGGAATACAAGCAAGggtcagagggagagagagagagaaaagagagggaaagagagaagggtGGGGAAACGAACGAGTCTAAGCCACGGCAGCTGTGGAAGTCGCCGGAATTCGGTCGCCCTCTTAATAAACGCGTGAGATTGCCTCGTAGCGAGCGAGAATGGATCTACCTGCCGTCGGAGAGCACGTCTTCGCGGTGGAGGGCATCGAGAAGAAGCGCGTGCGCAAGGTAGTCAACAACTAGAACCGGAGGGATGTGTGCGTGTGCAGTTTTGCAGTTGTGCGTGTGATGTTTTGTAATGCCCCTACAACTCACGGCGAATGTTACAATGTTGCACGTTTTCTTCCAGGGCAGAGTCGAGTATCTGGTGAAGTGGAGAGGGTGGTCTCCAAAGTAAGTCCCCTTTTTTCGTATCCGCACGGAACGCAGGCAGCGGTTCAAAGTCAGTTTTATTGGAAAGTGTAGCAGTGTGTTGAATGTGTTAGCTGTGCACGTACGTGTGTGTGGAAAGGGTTAGCTGTGGCTGTTTGTGTGCTTCAGATGGAGCCTCGTACGGATTCCATCACTAATTTATGCGAGCGAAaagaggtggtgggggggggcGTTCTGCCATGTTATccgattttaattatttctgcATAGCTTGGCGGATCCACTTGAAAgtacagtgctgttaaaatGGCCACCGCCGTCGACTACACCAAATAGTGCACTGTTTTGCAAAAGCGTGCGAGAAAAGACATTCCCCTCGTGACCAAGTTTTCTAGTGTATTTTTTGGTTCGTTGTTTTTCGGAACCGCGCGAGCATTTTTTCATCTGCGTTTAGCAGGCTTTTCCGACGCATTGTTGACACCACCCGGGCtcatgtgtaactgtatgtgcACGGACACGTTGAGGAGTTTTATATTTGCTTCTCTCCTTTAAACGTTGACCCACTTCGTCTCCATTTTACAGATATAACACATGGGAACCGGAGGAGAACATCCTTGACCCTCGTCTTCTCGTCGCTTTCCAAAACAGGTGAGCCTGAAAGCGAATAGCTGAACTTGAGCTAATGTCCTTATATGGTGCTGGGAGGAGGGGCCTCTGCTCTCGCTGTGGAGCTAAAGATTGATTGCAGCCCCGTTGGCAAAGGCCTGACGACCACAAAGCCTCTTTTGATGCTCGCCGTCCCTAGCACGCTCACATTGTTTATATACAAAACAGTCCACTGCTAATAGTATTCCACTACGAAATGGAATAACGATGCAGTGTGACGTTTCCTTGCCGCCTACGGGAGAGGGTGTTGTAACGTATGTGAAACGTAATGTGTACCATTACTGAGGACGTTGGCTTGAAAATTggagatgaatgaattatactAGATAACACGAAGACTACATCAGCTCCCAACAGGTTTCTTTAATATCAAGGATGCCCTTGATGTCTGTCCATTAGGAAAGGATGCTGATTTATAAGCACTGTCCTAAGACTCTGTTTATTGGTGCAACTGCCAACACATGCTGTGGGATACAGCTGAGCTCAGGTACAAATTAAAACTCTTGAAATAGTTTATTTCTAAAGTGGGAACAAGCCACCGTCAAGAGTCAATAACTTTCAAAGAGCCTTGTATCAAAGGCACATGTTACATccctcttccgagagtatcttttgcactgaatgtctttcttaataatgcacttattacttcctggcatactgcacttaatgtaaggtattttgcataatttgtgctgtagttcgaatgttagctcctcttttgtaagtcgctttggataaaagcgtctgccaaatgcataaatgtaaatgtaaatgtaaacatggcTTGACACCTGTTTTCATGCAACATCCGTCACTCATATGACAGTTCCTTATGGCCATAGCCTGCTATGTTTTGCATTAGATCCGATAACGATCAGGAATTGGACgaaatattttgtttgtgcTTTGGTTCCGCATTGGATTATTCAAATTGCACTGGTTGAGTTCAGTTGTGCATCATTAGTAGACAGAGTTATAACAATAATTTGTGTTGAAAGATAGTAAGGAGATAGGGGAATGAGGTGGCTTTGCTTGTTTTTCAGGAATGTAGTTATGATGATGATAAGGCAGAAGTAGTTTGTACACAACACAAGAACGTTAGGAATCTTCGGTCCGAGTTCAGCTCACATTGGTGTTCACGATGTCAGGTGAATTAACAATGAACAACCATTTTAATGTAGTTTTCAATGATGTCGGCAAGGCATGGGTCCTGAAGTTTGGACGATAGTTTCCCCTTTAAAATACATGGCAGCTTCACTTTGATTACATTGGTGTTGTAAAGGAGATGGAGGGTATATAGTGCTATTGTTCACGATGATATTTTGTGTTTGATTTTAGAGAGAGACAAGAGCAGCAGATGGGGTATCGCAAGAGAGGTCCTAAACCCAAACACCTCCTTATCCAGGTGAGCACAACCACATTAACGGATGTTACTTTTATTGTTACACATTTACTGTAAAACTGATGAGTCAGTTACACGTTTGCAGAAtccattctttattttttacttagATACGGTTCCATCAGTACTTACTTAGATCTCCATCAGTAAAGCAGATTGTTGTGCTCTATAAGGAATGGGTCGTTCTGTTTACAGAAGGCTCCACTCTGTCTGGATCTGTCCAAATGTCCTGAGCTGCCAGAAGATAAATGATAGTGTGATGGATACCTAATATATAACTACTGTTGCACAGCTAACACTTACAATGCATCTTTGTCAGGGTTGCTAGAATATATAGATAAACAAGACTGTATAACCTTTGGTTTTCTCTGGTGTAAAGCCAGGTGAATGGTAAATTTGAAAGCAAAACTGCACCAGCTAGTCTCTGTGTTAACGTTTACCGTCTGTATTCCAGCTACCTGCGTTTGCGCGGAGGTCCACCATCCTTGCTGGTCTCCAGGAAACATCACTGGATGACGAAAACCAGCTCAAAACCGACTCGCTTCAAATGTACCGGTCTCAGCCTCAGCATTACCAGCTCAACAGCAAAAAACACCACCAGTACCAGCCCAGCAGCAAGGAGATACCAGCAGAACCACACATAAATGGCAAAAAGAAACACTTCTACCAGCTTAACAGCAAAAAGCACCATCACTATCAGCCAGACCCGAAGATGTATGACCAGCAACTCACAAAGCCTAGGGAGATCAAAGGTCATGACCCCTCCATTAAAGAATGGAACCTCCCTCCAGCCTTGCAACAGAAATGGACATGTGAGAAGGAGACCGACTGCTTAAATAAAGTGAACGATTTGGCCGTGGAGCATAAACAGCTACCTGCTACGGCTAACAAGGAAGAGTTGGCAGTTAAGACCAGCTCAAAGGAGCCCTCGGTTCCCAACGGCATCAGCAGTAAGATGAAGATCATcaggaataaaaacaaaaatggcagAATTGTTATTGTCATGAGCAAGTACATGGACAACGGCGTTCAGCCGTCCAAAGGGAAAAGCACGGATTCGTCTGGAATAGAGAAACTGCAAAAGACCGAGGAGCCTGTTAATGGAATGGCAGGCAATGTTATAACAGTTCCATCAGGTCTGGAGAAAGATGCTCTTAAAGACAGCTGTGTCAGCAGAAACTCTGCTACCGGTTCACATGTTCACAAAGTGCCTCACAAAAAGTTTGAGCTCTCAAAAGCGAAAGCTGTTATAGAAGTGGAAGGGAAATCAGAAAAGAACGTGGGTACTATTGATTTATCCAGTGATGAGCCTTTGCAGCTGACCACCAAACCTAACACTCCACCCATATCAACTGAGACAGATGCTCCATCTCAGAAAGAATCCACCAGTCACCAGCTCAGTCATCGTAAACGCAATCTGTCAGAGTGTCATGAGGGTGGCGGTGAATGTAAAAGGTTCCTCAGCTCCAGGAGTATCAGCGCTCCTAATCCTGGTTTCTCATCCCCTCAGAGGGAACCCATAGACCTCCATTTTTCGGGCCGAAACACCAGCAGGAGCTATAGTTATGACTTTACTCACGCCGTTCCTGAAGAACCTATTGACCTGAGCTGTGGAAGGACTAAAACGCAAACAGAACCACCTGCAGAACCCCACGTTACGCTGAAGGACGCTCCGGAGGCTTCCAAAAAATCGGAAGAACCGGTCACCCATTTTAAGCCATTTACGGGGAACATCATCATCACGGACGTCACCACAAACTGTTTAACTGTGACCTTTAAGGAGTATGTCTCAATATAATCCCCTCCCATTGACTCCAACAAGGACGTGTAGATATGTAAATTACGATGTCTGTATATATGTTAaagaaatgtacagaaatgaaagatattttttctttacagtgtagtttttaatttcttttggtATATTTGAAGGTCTATACATGCACAGcgtaaaaaaatgtttggaaattTAACGACACGTACAGCACCTACTCGCGGGCAAATCAGTAGCAGAGAAGAAATTAGCTTAAGATTTTGATAAAGCTTCAATGAAAAAGCACTTACTTTCCGCCTAGAAGTTGCACAAGCAATGAAAATGACCGAAGATATCAGTAACTCAAAGGGCAGACTTCCAAATTAAGAGTCTCTGTGAAGTTGTTCTGCTTTCATCAGTGCAAATGCATGGCCTTCCATGTGAACAGGCAGATCAGTCTGGGCTACACATTTCCATTCCATTAGCAAATATATAGCACAAAACTGCAGGATGTAACAGCCTCCAAGGCGTTTTTGAGCTGGAGTGTAGTATCTTTACTAATCCAAGTTGTAAGCTGCACTTTGTCCTCTGAAATGAAGAAGGCTGGTTTAAATAGGATCAACAGGGTGGATTCCATTTTCATTCTGTGGTGATGTTTAATGCTGATTAACTTGTTTTTATACCATCACATGTCTCAGGAGTACACTTCTGTATCATCATGACATACCAATTAAGACTGAGCCTGTTTTCGAGTCATTGTCTCTTCATATCCCAGTCTTTAGACTGCGTATTGTTATGCTAGATTTAAAACCAGTTAACCTAGCATGACATGCTAACGGAAAGGTGCGACCAATCAGTGTGTTTTAGACAATGCAGCACAGGCTACTGTAAACTGCTGCTTAAGTGTTTTACTTATTTGATTCCATTATGTAGTCCCAAAATTTGCCGTTAACGGCCACAACGTACAGAGTACAGGGTGGTGTTATATGTTACCGATATTTTATCAAGCTTCTTGTAGTCGTACAATCTTAATACCATAGCCAGACAGTATGTGTGAGAGTTTTTTGTGGTGCCTGTGACGGTGCTACACCGGGCCTTGTTCGTAATTTGACCATTCGTGACAGATTTGTAACTTCCGTTCCCCATAATTGTATTTCTCAAAGCACAGCTTAATAACACCCTACTTCTGTCAAAACGCGTTTATGATAAAACCAAAAAACCGTGAACATGTGTTTGTATAAGCCCACGATAATAATCACAAACGACAAACGTTTATATGTCACTTCACAGGGCAGAACCGTTAAATCAGCAAATTCAGACAGCAGTCTAGTTTTTTACGTCTTAATATGTACGTGCCTGAGATCAAGATATTTTCTGCATGTATGTCATGATTGTTCATTTCAGAAATGTCCCCAAATGCACCTGTTACTACTGGAACtatccaaaacaacaacaacaaaaaaacagtcCTCCTTATAAGGGCATTGAAATAAAGGATTAATTttctgaatttgtatttggtcgTTATTTAAACAGCTGTCTTTGAAGCTTAAGGCCAATATCTGTTGCAGTCTGATCTGAATAATCCATAAGAGAAACCCATCTCATGAAATGTGTTGTTCAGGGTGTGATGTGACCTCACCTTTACATTTTGACTGTATGAGTCACGCTAGAATTGCTCACTCTGTTTACCTAAATAACTACACCTCGACCGCTTATCATTCACgtcaaacacactcaaacacgaCTTCACAAGCGTGATAACCCAAAGATGAGACCCTCTGAAGTAATGGCAGCAGCCTGGTGCCCTGAATGAACGCTAGCTATTTATTTAGCTCCTCCAGGACCTAAAGGAACGGCAGCTCTTATGTCTACACAGAACTTGATTGGCGAATGCTAAGCAGAGTGTTAAGATCACTGTGTTCATTGCAGGTTTTCGAGAGCAGCTCACTTCAGAGTCTGTAATGTAATACCCTCTGCACAAACACTTCACATGTCATCCACATGTGGCAATGCACTGTACATTCAAAACATCAGCACTTAATGTTTAATTGCAGGGTAATGGTGAACATATGTTCCAACACGTTATACCACCCTGCCGTTTTTCCTGTCTCTTCTTTTTTGCTGTAGAGCCGAGTTCCTACCAGGCCACGGAGCATGTCAATGTGCTCCTTATAATCTACAGGCTTTAACCTTCCTTACTGGTGTAAATCTTACTCCACGTAGTGAAACATACCTCAGAAAAATAATCGTGACACGACAACaagagtttttctttttctgtttctgaattgTTATTGAGTGCAAACCTCAGTGGAGGGACTGCTACTGACtttaaacaaagacaaaccTCGAAATGGTTTTCATATATTAACCCGTTCAGCTCTCCTTTAGTTGATGAGACTAACTAGAGTGAACTAAAGGCCTTGCTCGTAGGCTTTGTGCTAGAAATCAAAACGAGTAAATAACCAAAGTTAAGCAAAAATCACTGATAAACGAAACTAAAATCGAAATGACACTCGGTTTTTATTCCcctttattttcctttaaactGAAGGATTCAAATCAACAAGTGACGCTACTTCGTGAGCGTATCTTATgtagaaaacaataaataaataaataaataaataaataatggagggaggggggggggtcacTACATGTCACATTAGCTCACATTTAGGCTCCCCCTAAAAATATGTTCCTTGATAAGAAAAATATGAcactgaacacattttaaaagctcGTTTAAAGGACCATGTGTTACACGGTCTTTACTGTAGGACCAACCGATAATAGACAGAAGTATTGTTTTGAGTATCACTTCTATTAATAAAAGTTGGAATCTCGAAGAACCTATTTTTGAAGGTGTACGCTTCGTAGGCAGTTGATGTGACAGCAATTCAATAGTTGGCTTCTCACTGACATTTCTGAGACTGAA encodes:
- the cbx4 gene encoding E3 SUMO-protein ligase CBX4 translates to MDLPAVGEHVFAVEGIEKKRVRKGRVEYLVKWRGWSPKYNTWEPEENILDPRLLVAFQNRERQEQQMGYRKRGPKPKHLLIQLPAFARRSTILAGLQETSLDDENQLKTDSLQMYRSQPQHYQLNSKKHHQYQPSSKEIPAEPHINGKKKHFYQLNSKKHHHYQPDPKMYDQQLTKPREIKGHDPSIKEWNLPPALQQKWTCEKETDCLNKVNDLAVEHKQLPATANKEELAVKTSSKEPSVPNGISSKMKIIRNKNKNGRIVIVMSKYMDNGVQPSKGKSTDSSGIEKLQKTEEPVNGMAGNVITVPSGLEKDALKDSCVSRNSATGSHVHKVPHKKFELSKAKAVIEVEGKSEKNVGTIDLSSDEPLQLTTKPNTPPISTETDAPSQKESTSHQLSHRKRNLSECHEGGGECKRFLSSRSISAPNPGFSSPQREPIDLHFSGRNTSRSYSYDFTHAVPEEPIDLSCGRTKTQTEPPAEPHVTLKDAPEASKKSEEPVTHFKPFTGNIIITDVTTNCLTVTFKEYVSI